From Halapricum desulfuricans, a single genomic window includes:
- a CDS encoding translation initiation factor IF-5A codes for MAKEQTEVRELDEGSYVMMDETPCKITGYSTAKPGKHGSAKARIEGKGVFDGKKRSLSQPVDAKVWVPIIERKQGQVVNVESDELQVMDLETYETFVMVSPDEADLSPDDEIEFLEYEGQRKIV; via the coding sequence ATGGCGAAAGAGCAGACAGAGGTCCGCGAGCTCGACGAGGGCAGCTACGTGATGATGGACGAGACGCCGTGCAAGATCACCGGTTACAGCACGGCCAAGCCGGGCAAACACGGCAGCGCCAAGGCTCGAATCGAGGGCAAGGGCGTCTTCGACGGCAAGAAGCGATCGCTCTCCCAGCCGGTCGACGCGAAGGTGTGGGTCCCGATCATCGAGCGCAAGCAGGGTCAGGTCGTCAACGTCGAAAGTGACGAACTGCAGGTTATGGACCTCGAGACTTACGAGACGTTCGTGATGGTCAGTCCCGACGAGGCCGATCTGAGTCCCGACGACGAGATCGAGTTCCTCGAGTACGAGGGCCAGCGCAAGATCGTCTGA
- a CDS encoding winged helix-turn-helix domain-containing protein — MEGVLWQLLASSRGAETRAHLLRAIDSRPRNPNQLADALEMDYTTIRHHLRVLEENNVVTASSDDYGAVYLPTEQVRSHWDTVEEILDTVVED; from the coding sequence ATGGAGGGCGTGCTCTGGCAGTTGCTGGCGAGTTCCCGCGGGGCCGAGACGCGCGCTCACCTCCTGAGAGCGATCGACTCCCGGCCGCGCAATCCCAACCAACTCGCCGACGCCCTGGAAATGGACTACACGACGATCCGTCACCACCTCAGGGTGCTCGAAGAAAACAACGTCGTTACCGCCTCCAGCGACGACTACGGTGCCGTGTACCTGCCGACCGAACAAGTACGGAGTCACTGGGACACTGTCGAAGAGATCCTCGACACCGTCGTAGAGGATTGA